Below is a genomic region from Osmerus mordax isolate fOsmMor3 chromosome 22, fOsmMor3.pri, whole genome shotgun sequence.
CTGAACCAAATAAAACAAGAAGGACTCTTAAAACTCATCCTCTTGGCCTTAAGTTGTGCTTATTTGAAAGACGTCCTTGACACGGTATATTCATAACTTATTCATAAGTGTTAGAAGTTTAAGTCACAATTAGTGTTGGAAAGGTAACACGACGATACGTTTGTGAAAacatgttgttgttttcatATCCATGTTCCTGTGAATCACagggcgtgtaggtgtgtgaatCACTTGAACACGGGTGTACGGGCTTCATGTCATTCCTTCCTACACACCAGTACGCCACCAGGTCGGATGTCTGGAGGTCACTCCAGGGTTTTGCCAGTGTTAGGGTAGTAGTGACCTGAGGGAAGGACATgtacagataaaaaaaaagaaaagataagAAAGAAGATAAAAGTTGTCTAGAAGGAAGTGACttataaggagagagaggaagaggaggaaggcgaTGGATGGGAGAGCTTCTAACCCAAGAGGATAGTAGATTTTTGGTGTTCAAAACTGGGATCTGATACATAAAGTCGTgttcaaataaaacaaatagtGACACACGGTGTTCTCACGTaattgcttgtgtgtatgtgtgtgcttgtgtgtatgtgtgtgcttgtgtgtatgtgtaaaaatAAAACTCCAAAGACTATGTAGAATCACATTGTTTATCATATACAGGCCCATACAAACACATGCTTTAATaactcaataataataatataatttcTTAAAGCATGGACTTAATGGCCTACATTTAAGAGGTTGCACTCTTGGATTATGTGGATTTtcataatataaataaataacctgATAAATAAATACCTCCCACTGCAAGGACACATCTCAATTATAATTATAAAGTTCCTTAACAATTTTGtttggaaaaacaaaacattcgAAATGTAGCAAATCAGGAAACAACATTTAAAATGGCAGAAGTAGCAGTACAGTCACTGTGCGAGTGTTTATGTACAGATCGCGGGTCACAAGAATGTACAAGGGGCACACTGGGAAGTCCTTCTCTGGGGTGTACTCGACCAAaccacaaaagagagagagagagagaaccacagaGTCATGCAGGAGCTATGGCCTGGTCTGGAGGATTCTAGAAAGACACTCTTCGAGGCTGCCTTATAGTTCAACTGGAGCACGAACGGCCACCTATACATCACAGCCAGACGCTCTTCCACAATCAGACTCTTAAGACAATAACAAACCATACCAGGTTGCACTATGATACACTACAGACACAATGTTATGAGCCATACCAAAAATCAATGCACATTATTGTAGGGAAATGTTGaccttgtctaactacatgatGGTGTGGTCAGTGGCCCCCCTCGGTCAAACCCTACACTGACCTGTTCCGCCTTTGACCTATCACTGACCCCTAGCTGACTTCCTGAGGCGATTGTAAATCCAAGGGCATGTTACGCCGTAACCTTTGACCCTGCGTCCACGCTCTACATGCTGGTAGTAACCCTATTGCGATAACAATAACTTATCACTCTTGTCTTTCGTTTTAAGATTGAAGAGATCCACCAGTAACACCCCTCCTAGCTATTGCTGAATGGTAGAGTCTAAGGAGGAGCAAGGCACCCAAAAAACAGGATCTTCCTCCCTCACTGACGGGAACGATCCACATTTTAAGAGGGACAGGTGAGTTGAATGTCCTTTAGTAAGAAGTGTACTGTCCAGCACCAAGGGTGCGGAAAGCTGCCCCCCCCTCTGAAAAAGACATGACACGGTCTTCAAAGTGAAAAGTGGTCAGGATGGCACACACAGCAAAAAGAGTCTGTCGGTTCCCCTTTAAACGTGGTCGGAAACGTCGTACGTGAGCGAAGAGTGACTACAGCAGAGACGAGACACACAGTGAGTTCAGACAACGAGGAGACACCATTCCTCGTCCCGCTGCGGTGACACAAAGACTCTGCTGAAACCTGAGCCGAGCTGAACCTCTCCGGGTCCCCGATCGTCCTGTCACGGTGCCAGCCGTGTCCCCTTGACGCCGGGGACGGCAgttcctgaggggggggggggggggggggggggggggtagctcgGGAAAGTGAAGTGCGGCCGCGGTGCTCGTGAAAGTGTTGCGCGTGCGTGcttgcgtgactgtgtgtgtgtttccgtgcgGGCGACAGACAGGGAACGGGGGTGTTCGTCTGCCGTTCTTGCATCACACTGATTGCTCCAGCATTTGTagcgtggggatggggggggagtgGTCTCGAGGTGGCCCCCTTCTTGAGGCAACTGGGCGTGTGGTTCGGGCCCGCGAGGGGGAGAGGTTCGATCGAGTCCGGGGGTTGGGGCTACAGCCTTAGTGAGGGCCCTGCCGCTGCAGTGAGGGGTGTTGTGGAACCGCAGTCATAGTCCACGTCTACCATGGTGTGAGGCCCGCCACCCAGCCTGCCCTGGGGGGGGTACGGCCGGGCCTCAACCTGCCTCTCCCGGAAACTCTGGATGTAGCtctgagagggacagagagagagagagagagagagagagagagagagagagagagagagagagagagcgacgaaACGACGAAAAAGTTAAGACTCAggactgaaaaagagagagaaaacagactgTTCTGTCCCTGTAAGTACAAGTCTGTTCAATGCTATGGCCTTTGAGGCTAAGATACTGCAGCAGGGggcaacacaggacacacaacggggggaggggggggaggacgggTGGACAAACGGCGAGGCGGAGGAGGGCGCCACTCACGGGAGAGAGGACGTCCCCGTCGAAGCGGCGTATGGGGTTGGGCTTGCGGCGGTAGGCGGGCTCGGGGTGGAGCGGCTTGGCCTGGCTGGCGTGGTGCGCGCTGGgctgcttcttcttcttcttgcggCTGTAGTCCCGCCGCTCCTCCTTCTGACGGATACGCATCAGCTGCACCCGCCTCTGCTGCCGGCTGATGATCACTGGCGGAGGggcggacggagagagagggtttaaacacacacacacgcgggttTGTAGTATACCCACAAGATCCACTACTAATGACAGAGCACTAACATTATTGATCCCCGTATCTCTTGTGTTGGCTAGATGCACACagctgtgcgtctgtgtgtgcaggcgaGCCCTTTCACTGCCCTGTGGCTTTGTTTTATTACTACTATGATTGTAATCATCTCTATATTAGGGCAGACAAGGAGCGCCAGGCACCATCTGTCGGGCAGCTCACCCAGGAATAATCTGCTGCTCTGCtcagcatctctccctctctctctctctctcgctcgctctctctgtctttacacTACCTAcccatctttctcttctcccttaAACAAcatgctgtctttctctcccgccctgacacacacacacacacacacacacactccatatctCCCCATCAAGTATAAGCTCAGTTGCTCGCATGCTAAATCCCCTCGATGCAGCCCTgagtcccagcccagccctgagtcccagcccagccctgagtcccagcccagccctgagtcccagcccagccctgagtcccagcccagcccaacccagccctgagtcccagcccagccctgagtCCCGGCCCAGCCCTGAGTCCCAGCCCAGCCTCACCCTTCGTGTGGGAGTACCCCTCGGCCGTCACCTTCCACTGGACGAGCACCCCCAGCAGGGCGAGGGCGGGCcacacccccagcaccacccagGTGACCCAGCACACGGGCCTTGGGGGCGCCGCCTTGACCCGCTCGTACACGTACAGCACCAGGGCGAACAGCTCCACGAAGTAGTCCAGCGCCACGGTGATGACGGCCGCGCCGAACACGGCCGTGGACAGCGTGGTGAACAGGCGCTGCCACTGCAGGGTGAGCACGGCGAACAGCATGCCCAGGCCCAGCAGCACGCCCAGGGGCACCCAGACGGAGCGCGGGGGGCTGTCGGACAGCTCCTCCATGCCCACCAGGGTGGCCACGGCCAccagcaggcccagcagcagGCCCACCATGAAGAGGCCCACGCTGCGCACCAGCATGGTGACCAGGCCGCACAGCGTGCCGATGCCCAGGCCGATGCCCACGCTGGCCTCGGCGCTCAGCTGGGTGTCCAGCACGCGCTCCTTGTAGCACAGCATGAAGATGACCACAGAGCCGAACATCAGGCCCGTCAGGAACATCACCGCCTTGAAGCAGCGGTAGCCTGGgatggacggggggggggagggagaaggatagagggagggtcagatttacatttagtcatttagcaggcgctcttatccagagcgacttacagtaagtacagggacattacccccgaggcaagtagggtgaagtgccttgtccaaggacataATTTTGcactgccaggaatcgaaccggcaaccttctgattaaaagcccgatggacagagacagagagagatggacagagacagagagatagggaaaaagactagacggacagagagagagaggcagtcagaGATATCGCCGGAGACTCACCGAAGAAACAGTAGATGATGCCGAAGAGACAGCACATGGAGCAGACCACGGAGGGGACCACCTTGTAGCGCCGGCCCGTCTCCTCGCACCCGTCCAATCGCTCGGGGCTCAGGTcctgagggggcggggccagcttCAAGGCCAGCGTCTGCAACGTGGATGTCATGGCGACGGGGCGGGGGcgaggtggtggagagaggatagagggctCTCTCAGGAGAGGGGCCAGGGAGGATAGGGGCAGGGAAGGTTAAGATCCCATCCACAAGGATCCACCTattgagggagggacagagagagaggaagagagacagggagagagtgaggaagagagaagggaagcgagagagagagacagagagagagagagagagagatagatagatgaagggaaagagagagagaaagccattAAAATCAATAATGGAAAAATCATTCAAAAGCATTTTAAGGTTTGAAACGGGTTTGCACTGCACTACAACCGTGAGACATGGCAGTCATCAAAGCGCTAACTGGTTTGCACTCTACACCCGTCTAAACAGACACGGCAGTCATCAAAAGGCCTACAActgactctctccctttcagatTGAGCCTTCAGAGATGCAAATCCTCTCCACAGGGGCCCGGGAACAGGAAACCGTCCATGAGAGCGCTCTGTTCTGACGAAGTAGGGAACCTCTTTTGAACAGGCAACAGTGaaagcacacagagagagagaaagagagaggtagagggggggagagagatagagagagatagagagagagagagaggggagagagaggtatccTCGTGGTGCAGCTCAGCGCCGGCCAACCACGTTCTCTCactccctgctgtgtgtcttcatctcttcttttctctcNNNNNNNNNNNNNNNNNNNNNNNNNNNNNNNNNNNNNNNNNNNNNNNNNNNNNNNNNNNNNNNNNNNNNNNNNNNNNNNNNNNNNNNNNNNNNNNNNNNNNNNNNNNNNNNNNNNNNNNNNNNNNNNNNNNNNNNNNNNNNNNNNNNNNNNNNNNNNNNNNNNNNNNNNNNNNNNNNNNNNNNNNNNNNNNNNNNNNNNNCTGAGAAGTGTCAGCTCGGCTCATTAACAATACAACAGATGTAAAAACCTTGCAGCTAAAAATAAATCAAGCATGAGCGGAAACAAACAAACCTGTAAACTGTGGGGAAAACGCAACGAGCTGCCTGAAAATACGGAACAAACTACTGCAGGACTAATGGACGGCCGTCGTGCACAGATAGCAGCTTTCTAAgccccaggtggagggaggttcATTGGACTGACAAGTGATGCGTAGCGTACTAGCCTCCTGTTACGTCAGACGGATGGGCGCCGCCGCCCATCAGACGTCCAGCTGTGTTAATCCCCCGGAAGCCTCAGCGTCTGTGCTGCTCCGGTCTTCCCGCCTGTCGGGCAGCagacagccagggcctgctAACCTCAGCTGACTGACGGAACTGACAGGAACTCAGGTAGCTGTATTCCAGGCGCCGCCAGCAGCCCGTAGCATCCTAGCGTACAACCGCTCAATCTTCTCAACGGAGCTTTGAAGATCTCTTCTTACCTGCTCAGACAGTGACCATGATTGACACCGGCAGGATTTGAGGCTTGAGTTAAGCACATGGGGACACGTGTTTCCGGGAAACATTCACCCAAGGCTCTGAGTGATAATCTAGTCGCCGCCATGCTGTCCTCACAGTTCTCGGTCGTGTTGATACGTGGTTAACGGGATTTGACCGTGTAGAACGTGTCAACTTTACAGGTATACAACAGTACACAAGCACACGGACGTGCAAACGTACAGTTAAACACGAACACTGCTCTGAGAAACGGTAGACTGGAGCACTGGAAGCTTACTAACCTCAACCTGCAGAGGTTGTCATCTCCCCCAGCAGTGATAAAGAGGACAAGATAGATCGCCACTGACCACAAGCAGAGAGCTTTAATAAACGACCGTTGCGCTCATGTGCACCTGGTTTGTTGgttttgcgtgtgtgcatgcgtgtgtggggggctaTTTGCATAGCTGTGGGATGGCAGTGAAAGGGAGAGGATTCTCTGAGTCACAATAGCCTGTCCAGAGTTATtgaatgggggaggggtgacGAACAGAGAGAAAGTACATAGCTTTAATAAGACCAGTTCATCTTGTTGAGCGCCTCAGTTGCACTGGTACGGTGtttgtttgtcagtgtgtgtgtgtgtgtgtctgcatgcaagTGCTTATGCCGTAAGACTGATTCACGGACTCCAACAGTCCCGATCAGATCCGATCTGTTGTTCGTGACTGTGAGAGGCAAGTCAAAAACAACATGCattcccacacacgcacacacacacatgcacgcatgggcaggcacacacaaagtATGTCAACCCTCCTTCGAAATCCCGTTGGCCTCAGTGGTTGCCGCGGTGGATCAAATGTACGAGTGAATGTCGCAGTGTTTCAGTCACCCCTGACTGGTGACTCTTGACTAACACACCCCGCCAGAGTAACAGCTCGACAAACACACCaggcaccacacactcacactcctccAACGCACtacgatgacacacacacacacacgcacgcacgaacGCTCCACAAATCTTGACGTGGAGCTCGTGGGTAGGTGTTAGTGtgcgcgtggggggggggggggggggctggctcgTTCTTCCTTAGCAGGCTGCTCGATCGGATCTCGTCACCGTCACCGCACTCTGTGATGCTCTGCCGTACGAACAAATGTGTCACTACAGTGGAGGACACGAAGCTTTATCTTCTTTatctcacagccccccccccccccccccccccccccccccccccctccccgtgtcACTCGGCAGGTTCCCAGTATGTTCCCTCGTATTGTCCCACTCCGCCGCACGGTGCTGGCCGGGAGGTTCCCGTGAGCCACGAGGGGGACAGGCCTGTCACCTCTCGCCTCATACCACTGCGACGGGAAGGACGTCATCTCGGGGACGAGTCCAGCGGCTCAcactcaccaccacccccgccACGACCCTAAAAagccagcgggggggggggggggggagagggacccAGAAAGGAAAGGTTTACACTCTTATCACCTTTCCCACTCCTCGAAAAAAAAGAGCGTCACGTTTGCTCATGGAATGCCCGAGTGCaaagaaaaaaggggggggatgtgagagagaacagaaagaagagaaggaaacGGGCTACATGTGCCAATGTCATTGGTCTCCCCGGTGCTGCCTTATGTAACTGCTTCGTAAAGCATTACTCACTCTGCTTCCGTTCTGTAGCTGATATCTTCCGTCGGGAAGATTTGCTCTCGCCGCTTTTGAGGACAAATATGCAGATAGACAATTCCACTTCATGTGTGCAAAATGGGGGGCTGTGGCACATTGCCTGCCGCAATCTCCTGCCCTCTTATTCTCTCCCACTCACTGCAGATAAACAGCAGTGGCTCGATTTCCCACTCTGAATCTGTGCCCAAGTTAACCTCACTGTGGTGTTCTGCCATGGTTATAAATAGTTCAGAGCCACGTGATGGTGTATGTGTATTTGACATGGTGTACACACTAAATGAAGATAAGTTTGACTGTGTGGGTGAGTTTGGAGACACACTTTGAATCGGTGCCGTCGATAACTCAAATGGCCAACCCCGTGCAATGCATATGCCAATCAATAACGTTGCAGctgtctgtggttgttgtggaaaCGTGTCTGGCTCTGCGTCACACGCCGAGTTGCCATGGCTACGAGAACAGCTGTGACAGGGGCATGGATGTGTATCAACACCATGGGCAATCTGGACTTTTCGAAAAAAACGAACATGCATTCACGCAGTGGCACCATGGGACAGAAAAGGTTTTCCATCACAGATCCGAACGATGCGGCCGAGTCCTTTTAGACACACGGTACAGGCTTTGTTGTCCACTCTGTCGGCCATCTTTGTTTGCATGTGAAGCCAACCTCCTCTATGGAGACACCGTGACTGCAGGAGGGCCAACGTTGTTATGGTCCAGCCTGGCTAAGACCGAGACACACAGCAGCTCTCCTGGCACAAGTCAAACAGCAGAATTACTCCGGACTGTTAACTGTTCATAAGAGTAGGTGTCTACATTACACTTGCCTGTACAGCACTGTGGTCAATGTGGGTTGTTTCAAAATGGGtttttacaaatacatttgtattggaTTGTACATCGAGCGGGACGAGAATGGGAATCCCTGATAGGCAGAAGTGTGATAGCACAATGTGGGCTTTGTCTTTGACCAGGCCAGGACCATGAATACCGGCCTTTGTTTACACCCAGAATGCAGAAGCTGCAACATAAACGATTAAACTGGCCATGCGTCCAAACGAACATTTGTGGTATTGAGGCGTTTCGCACATCTTCTGAAtgaacggaggaggaggaggaggagggggaggaggacagctgCAGTTGTTTTGGTTTTGACTCTTGAGACTCCTCTTCACCGGCTCCTCCAATCAATACTATTCAGccgcattcattcattctgtcCAGGACAACACAGTGCTATAACAGTGCCCTTTATAATGTAGCACTTCATTCCAAAATAGGGTGTCGAGGAACGCTTTCATCCTTCTCCTTTCTGACCATCTGGACCATTTCTAGGAAACGCAAATACTTTTAAGAGCTACAAGGTCACGTTAGAAAAACACAATTTCATAGACGACGCATAGAAAATCCTCTCCCATGCATTGGTGCTTTGGCGCACTGGTGTTAATCCCGGTATTTTTGTGGAGTGTCACTGTGCGTATCCAGATAATGAGATTCATCTATATCCATTctgtgacggggggggggggggggaaggacacCAGAGGGCTGGGGTGGATTAATGCTGTGAAATTCTCTCTCAGTCACACCTTAACACACGCtgggaggtaacacacacacacacacacatactcttttCTCCCAAGTTCTCCTTCCTTTATCACATCACTCCGTCCCCCCGCCTCCTCTATCGGCACGCCGTGacttctgtctatctctccctccatcaaccATCCTCCGCACGGCACGCCGCCACGCTCTCCCTTCCGTTCCCCCGCCTCACCGGACACGAGGTTCAGGTGTGTGGTCGGCGGCAGCGCGGTCCCACACTCCTCGGAGCGCCGACCAAAACGCCCCGTTTGCGCCCACGTTCTCGTCGCTCTTACATAAGTCACCGTGGCAACAACAGAGGCTCCTTATTCAAAGCATCTGGGGAATCTCACTCAGTATTCCCCTCACGCCGCCCTCGCCGAAAAAGGGACCGGACAAACAGCCGTCGCAATACCGCAACTTTATCGTATGCGGCAGAATCAAGCGCCAAACTGGATTTGACGACAGCCGTGTGGAAGATATGAACCTACAAAACAATTCACGtgataagccaccttaatggttTGGATAAAACGCATCATGTGATATCTAGAGGCTGTATGTATTGTAATTATACACTTGCACTGCTAAACCCAGCATACACGTGCTAGACAAGCCTCTTGGACAACACCTAATTAATAAATCAAAGGGGAAAACAGACAATGATAATGTAGCCAATGTGATAACCATGAGAAGATCAATAGGTTTAATGATCACCCTTAGGCGGGCACCATTACGTGCTCCAATCAGCAAAGTCATTAGAGAATCTAACTACCTTGGAAGCATCCAGGGTCAGACATACCAACAGCATCCGTTCGTGGAGGTCATATCAATATTCGTCCTGGTCTAGCCTCTTATCTTTCCTTtcacgtgtgtgtttactgagaGTGGCCAGAGCAGAACCAGAGAGGTACAGGGCAGTGACATGCTCAGGGCTTGTTTGGTAGATTGCCACTGGGATCAGTGTCAGAAAACTGTTGTTCCATCGCTGCCACAGAGATCGATTGCCTGGCCTCGCTCTACTTCTCTCCTCCAAGCCCAAATCTAACGCCTGGTGTTCCTGGGAGAGTTGGGCCGTGTGCCAGCCacaggaggagaaaaaggacaACTGAATGTGTTGATTGACGGAAGGCAGGCGCGTTTGTCGAGTCTCTCACGTTTTCTCGGTTCCTCGCTTCTTCTATTCTTCCCTTGTTGTCAAAGTTACTtggaagataaaaaaaaacgttGAACTTCTTACGTGTACTTGGAAAAGAAGGAATGAGGACACAGTGGAATCAAGGTAATCAAAtccagtgacataatgtttacCCCACTGGCacacagagtcagagagggaggagggggaaagtgCCAGATCATTGTCAACAAACTGCTACATGCTACTGTACATGTCTGGAAAACTGAAGTATGCCAGTGTAATACAACATGAAAAGACATTGGAACACAGCAGTAACTGAAAGGCCCAGAGGAATACTGATACTTCATAAGAGAAGTCTATATTGTACAGCACATGGTTTAAGCACATCTTTTCCTTTGAAAAGACTGTCTGTATGTTGGTCGTTTGGCTGGGACAAACGAAATGGGGCATGTTACAGTAAGAAAGGGGGATCAGGTTAATGTGACAAATTGCGCCCATAAGAGAACGCAATATGGCATATGGAAATCGCACATTAGACGTTTGTTTCCAGCTATGGTCTTAGAAGAGAGATAGGCCAGTAGGCTACGTAGCCCTACGAATAGCCTATCTAATAACAACATCGCTGTGATCAGACAGAAGGAATAGATATGTCATCTACTACACTACAATGCCACATCTGACCTAAATAAATTAGCTGACATGTGAACGCCCTCATTTTGCCGGATTAAAAAATACCATCATGACAAGTTGCCTACATGTTGAAGAGGATCCTTCATTCCGGTGTAATTGAGATCCAGACCTCATTTTAGACGATTCTGTCAGGCTGAACAATCATGTTCAAACTTACTATTGTTTAGTTATAgctatttatttttgttgataAAAACGTGTTGTCTTTAAAGAACCTGCGGCCTTAGTTGTCAGTTCAGATGATCGCCGCGAACAAAGAGACAAGCTGTACTCTACTCACCATCGCCAAGTCTCAGCATCCTACAAATAGGTCCGTGAGAAGCTTCATCCGCGCTGCCAACCCTGGACATCTGCCTGCATCTCACCCAAAATGGACATCATGGAATCGCTCAGCATCTTTCAGTTCGAACCCCACTTCTTTCAAATACGATCGAAAGCTCGCCTTTTCAATGGTTAACCTGTCTGATAGCGAATATGCGTCGGGTTGTATAATAGCGTCGTCTATCCCGTTCTTGCTTTAAATACGAAAACCCTATATAACGGAATTTTATATCGTATCAATGTATAGCCTATGGGGTGCTGCTTCAGTCCAATGATACATCTCAAAGTCAGTGTTTGCTGGGTTCAGAGGAAAATGTATTGAAGCAGTTGGGGCGGCATCGCATCAGCAGCACGCTCAATACGTTCACACTGGAGCATACCACTTTGCAGGAACGTGCAGGGCTGGAGTTCAGCGTCGGGAGCGAGCGAAATGAAATGGCATGAACAATATTTCCAATTTAAATTGGCATCAAAGAACACAGAATATGATAAATAGGTTACATGCTTAAATTACATTACCTATTTTATTTTAGCCTTTTTCGGTGGTCAGAGTAGCCTAGTCCCCTATAGGCACGTTGaacaaaaataataacaatTGCCTACTAGAGTGCAAGAACGCTGTCTCCCAATACAGTGTTTATTCAGTGCAACAATTTTTTGGTCTTTAAGTTATTTAAGCTTATCACAGACCTGAATGCATAGTGAATACAACAATGGTATGATGGAATCATATTTGCACCTGCACATTTATAGACTTTACTCACAATTTGTCTTTACATTagagttttttttaatttatagGACCACGTCTCCAGCATATGGTCTGCAGCTTTGGGCATTACGAACCATCTCTGGAGTTGAGgatccctcactcctctctaaAGGACTTTCAATTTTCTCTCGGAGAACAAATACAGTTTACTTTGAATTGATTTGATGGACAGGCAATAACCAAAGATGACAAAAACAAATTGGTGTTTTAATGAGAACTCCGCCAAGGGTACccactttattttatttattagatCAGGCAGGCATTTTTATTTCCATTAGGAAGAACTGCATATGAACAATGGAGTCATACTAACCCCTTATGTATGGAAGGTAACAAATTAATCTTTGAGAATAAGATTTACTATTCTATATTTGTAACTAACACATGCATACTGAAAACAGGCTGTTTAaggaaattattattatttacaaaaaaaaatgcaaaaaaGTCAATTATAATATTGACTTTGACCATTGACCATGATCATGTTGTGTCTGGCAAGGTTTAATGATCagacaaatgtgtttttgacTCTCTGGCACTTCCCTCAGGCCCTAGGCAGGAAGCACAGGTTGATGGGTTTAGAGGGAATCATTAGCGTTCTTGTTTTCGGCTCCACGGGTTGAGCCCCTTTCTCAGGCAGGATCTCATAATGCTGCAGTAACTGTAGGTGATAGACAGGGTCAATACATCAAAGTAGAGGGTCCGTGTCAGTTAACTAGTTAAAggtgttcatgtgttcatgCTTTCGGGACGTTCGTCATGAGAGATCTCTCACACTCACCCTGGACAGGGCAAAGTACATCTCCAGCTCTGCCACTCTCTTGCCCACGCAGGCACGCACACCAACCCCAAAAGGGATGGAGCTGTATGGGTGGTGTTGGAACCCCACAGGCCCCCCCCTCAGCCAGCGCTCTGGGGCAAAGCGCTCTGCATCCACAAACTGCTTCTCATCGTGGCTTGTTGCATAGTGGCAGAGATGAAACTGAGTCTGAGGTAGGTCAAAAGAGACAAAGATGAAAATAGCAGTGTGGCATACATGGAACATTACATTATTTTCTGATGATTATTAATCATTAAATGCAGTCCCagataaaaatattttattgttgTGCATTATGGAGTGAACCTTGGACCCAAGTTGCCATTCATGGTTGCTTACAAAATGAcacaggatgaaatacagttatagAAATAAACAGTGGAAATAAAA
It encodes:
- the tmem198ab gene encoding transmembrane protein 198-B — its product is MTSTLQTLALKLAPPPQDLSPERLDGCEETGRRYKVVPSVVCSMCCLFGIIYCFFGYRCFKAVMFLTGLMFGSVVIFMLCYKERVLDTQLSAEASVGIGLGIGTLCGLVTMLVRSVGLFMVGLLLGLLVAVATLVGMEELSDSPPRSVWVPLGVLLGLGMLFAVLTLQWQRLFTTLSTAVFGAAVITVALDYFVELFALVLYVYERVKAAPPRPVCWVTWVVLGVWPALALLGVLVQWKVTAEGYSHTKVIISRQQRRVQLMRIRQKEERRDYSRKKKKKQPSAHHASQAKPLHPEPAYRRKPNPIRRFDGDVLSPSYIQSFRERQVEARPYPPQGRLGGGPHTMVDVDYDCGSTTPLTAAAGPSLRL